From Estrella lausannensis, one genomic window encodes:
- a CDS encoding zinc ribbon domain-containing protein YjdM: protein MTNLPKCPQCSSDYTYEDGALYICPECGHEWAIEAKEESEPTPTVVKDAHGNILQDGDSVTIVKDIKVKGSSTALKAGVKVKNIRLVDEVNGHNIEAKVPGFGSMMLKSEIVKKSN from the coding sequence ATGACAAATTTACCTAAATGCCCCCAGTGCAGTTCCGATTACACCTACGAAGATGGGGCCCTTTATATCTGCCCGGAATGTGGCCATGAATGGGCGATCGAGGCCAAGGAAGAGAGTGAACCCACACCAACGGTTGTGAAAGATGCGCATGGAAATATCCTCCAAGATGGCGACAGTGTGACAATTGTCAAAGACATCAAGGTCAAAGGCTCTTCAACCGCTTTGAAAGCAGGTGTAAAAGTGAAGAACATACGCCTCGTCGACGAGGTCAACGGCCACAACATAGAAGCGAAGGTTCCCGGCTTTGGCTCGATGATGCTCAAATCCGAGATTGTGAAGAAAAGCAATTAA
- a CDS encoding DUF7709 family protein — protein MNKVSTPEDILPDGDDHTVATNPFTGFQGKARKGTVAATLNNIALLDGLLQEDAGQDQIAEIKRAITELLPSLKATGIFDLFTPGEWICSQNHPGRVYVALLYLQHYPEEISEEIAHQLRELQRKVQNPYFQTELQGLCK, from the coding sequence ATGAATAAGGTTTCGACCCCTGAAGACATTTTACCGGATGGCGACGATCACACGGTAGCCACTAACCCTTTCACCGGCTTTCAAGGTAAAGCCCGTAAAGGCACAGTCGCGGCGACCTTAAACAATATCGCCTTGCTGGACGGGCTCCTTCAAGAGGATGCGGGGCAGGATCAAATTGCGGAAATCAAAAGAGCGATTACCGAACTACTCCCCTCGCTCAAAGCGACCGGCATTTTTGACCTATTCACACCGGGTGAGTGGATCTGCAGTCAAAACCATCCGGGCAGGGTCTATGTTGCTCTCCTCTATCTTCAACACTATCCCGAAGAGATCAGCGAAGAAATTGCGCATCAGCTCCGGGAGCTGCAAAGAAAAGTGCAAAACCCCTATTTCCAAACCGAACTGCAGGGCCTTTGCAAGTAG
- a CDS encoding DUF488 domain-containing protein — MKSKSSAKMGKLKIKRAYDPPSVDDGVRILVDGLWPRGKTKEEMQLDLWLKSVAPSLDLRKWFSHDPEKWAEFQRKYLSELEANREELNPIVDALKMGAVTLVYGARDQEHNNALCLKQFLERYYHLKSN; from the coding sequence ATGAAAAGCAAATCGTCAGCTAAGATGGGGAAATTGAAGATAAAAAGAGCTTATGATCCTCCGTCTGTGGATGACGGCGTTCGCATTTTAGTGGATGGGTTGTGGCCGAGAGGAAAAACCAAGGAAGAGATGCAGCTCGATTTATGGCTTAAAAGCGTCGCCCCCAGCCTAGATCTAAGGAAATGGTTTTCTCATGACCCGGAGAAGTGGGCTGAGTTCCAGCGGAAGTATTTAAGCGAATTAGAGGCTAATCGAGAGGAGCTAAATCCCATCGTCGATGCCCTGAAGATGGGAGCGGTGACTCTTGTCTATGGCGCGCGGGATCAAGAGCACAACAACGCCCTTTGCCTGAAGCAATTTCTGGAGAGGTACTATCACCTGAAATCCAATTAA
- a CDS encoding cupin domain-containing protein translates to MSSEHLLKFSKIPPDEHTEGGMRIKASKSNFPILRGMSLYKLILEVNGIREPHWHANADELGYCLKGKVLITLYHTGDAKATFLVQPGEVFLIPSGALHHIENVGDERAELILNFSSEDTEDFPLSSSLGMFTDAVLGNTWNVDKQVFQPLKRSLNSVFATLRKNPVSVPEDARYSTPYRYAVEASKPLVINEGGTARMARQNTWPIAKNQALYSLTLTGQGMREPHWHPETAELGYVAEGRGRMSIQSPSGQVDTYVMEKGDIYFIPKAYPHHIENLESTPLHLLIFFDQGMPRDIGFTASVRAYSDEVLASVLDTSPDLFEKLPKYYADLFIVEKVNPLDT, encoded by the coding sequence ATGAGTTCAGAACACCTCTTGAAATTCAGTAAAATTCCACCCGATGAGCATACGGAAGGCGGCATGCGTATCAAGGCCAGCAAGAGTAATTTTCCAATACTCCGCGGGATGTCTCTCTACAAGCTAATTCTGGAGGTGAACGGGATTCGTGAACCCCACTGGCATGCCAATGCCGATGAGCTGGGATATTGCTTAAAAGGCAAAGTTTTAATCACGCTCTATCACACGGGCGATGCTAAAGCGACCTTTCTGGTGCAGCCAGGAGAGGTATTTTTAATCCCCTCCGGGGCTTTGCATCATATCGAAAACGTCGGCGATGAGAGAGCTGAACTGATTTTAAACTTTTCAAGCGAAGACACAGAGGATTTTCCTCTCTCCAGCTCTCTCGGAATGTTTACGGATGCTGTCTTAGGCAATACATGGAATGTCGATAAACAGGTCTTTCAGCCCCTGAAACGATCCCTGAACAGCGTGTTTGCCACGCTGCGCAAAAACCCCGTATCGGTTCCGGAGGACGCGCGCTACTCAACGCCTTATCGCTACGCTGTCGAAGCGTCAAAGCCCCTTGTTATCAATGAAGGAGGCACAGCCCGCATGGCTCGGCAAAATACCTGGCCGATCGCAAAAAACCAAGCCCTCTATTCCCTCACCCTGACAGGACAGGGAATGCGCGAGCCGCATTGGCACCCCGAAACTGCCGAGCTGGGATATGTGGCAGAGGGCAGAGGCCGCATGTCCATTCAAAGCCCCTCCGGCCAAGTAGACACCTATGTGATGGAAAAGGGGGATATCTACTTTATTCCCAAAGCGTATCCGCACCATATTGAAAATCTCGAATCGACGCCCCTGCACCTGTTGATCTTTTTCGACCAGGGAATGCCGCGGGATATCGGGTTTACAGCGAGTGTCCGTGCCTATTCCGATGAAGTTTTAGCTTCCGTTTTAGACACTAGCCCCGATCTTTTTGAAAAGCTGCCCAAATACTATGCCGATTTGTTTATCGTCGAGAAAGTCAATCCACTCGACACATGA